The window ATACATACCTGTGGAGGCATTTTGACTGCTACTAGTATTCTAACATGCTGTGAGCTGAAGAGTGTAGCCGAATCAGGATGAACTACAGTGCTGTAGTAGTCTGGACGACCTAACCACTCAGCAATAATCCTGTTAGTTTTGTATATGCCGACATGCACGCTGTACCTGACCTAAACACATACACTCATTCACCCTGGCCTGGTGATCAGACATTAGCATTGCATATCAGGGTTTAATCCCAGAGGACATAAACCCTGGTAATCCCTGTTTAGCTGTGCTGAATAATACTGAGAAGAATAGAGGCCCAACCAGGACATTTTGCCTAATCTACATTCCCTGATGTTGGGGCAAACTGTACAATACAGTATCTAAAACAACTGTGGGTGAATGAATCCCTATAAATGATTCCACCACTTTGATATCTACTATTAGTTCGTATGATGAGCTGAGACTCTCTGGTTGTTGGGTTCGTGCTGAGACACCCTCCAGTTGTTGGGTTTGTACTGAGACATTCTCCAGTTGTTGGGTTTGTACTGATACACTCTCCAGTTGTTGAGTTTGCACTGAGACACTCTCCAGTTGTTGAGTTTGCACTGAGACAATCTCCAGTTGTTGGGTTTGTACTGAGACACTCTCCAGTTGTTGGGTTTGTACTGAGACACCTTCCAGTTGTTGAGTTTGTACTGAGACACTCTCCAGTTGTTGGGTTTGTACTGAGACACTTCCAGTTGTTGGGTTTGTACTGAGACACTCTCCAGTTGTTGGGTTTGTACTGAGACACTCTCCAGTTGTTGGGTTTATACTGAGACACTCTACAGGTGTTGGGTTGGTGCTTAGACACTCTCCAGTTGTTGGGTTTGTGCTGAGATCATCTGTGGTTGTTGGGTTCTGTGTTGCAGCCACTCAGCTAAAGCCAGACGAAGGAACTCCAGATCTCCCAGCAGGCCTAGTGAGACTCAGAATGGAAACAGATGGAACACTGCATGATGTCATGGAGCACGATATCCAGAAGGTACGTTCACTCACATCACTTTTCATCCTCTCGCTCTCTgatctttttctcctctcttgtTTGCTTaatctctccatcactctcctggtGATAACACTCACTCTATTTTCATCTGTGTCTCTCTAAAGCCCTCTCTCCTTTGAGACATCCTTTtcgctcttcctctctgtcctcctccagaTTAACCCATCTGAGTTGGACCTGTGTGAGGACTTGAGTGACCTGCAGAGTGTGAATGAATGTAGTGTGCTCTACACGTTAACCAGTCGAGCTAAAGCCAGCCTGCCCCTCACACACGCCGGACCCAACCTGCTCAACTTCTGGCCTCCACTGAATCAACAGGGCAAGGTAAGCACACACAGGACAGTGTTTGGACCTGGATTGCTCTGGAACACAGGTGTTGTGTTCATGTCATTCCACTGGAGCCAGGTGATAAGGGAGTGTTGATCCCTCTGTAGCGCACGGCACTCGTGGTTTGATTCCCACGTGGGCCAGTATGAAAACACATGAAGATGTGCTCACCGCCGTGTGTCGCtgtggataagagcatctgctaaatgatgtGAATGTTCATGTGTCCTGTCCCCAGACCCCACTCTCTCGTCGTGGGGACAGCGTCTGGGACGCCCCACCCGCCCTGGCTGCTCTGGTCCGGCGTGTTTATATCTCCATGGTGGGGACGCGCAGGGACCAGAGTGTATGTGCTGTGGGACGAAGCGGCACGGGCAAGACCACGTCCTGCCAAGCTTTCACACATACACTCCTCAAACAGGCTGGCACCGCCGGAGACAGTGTCAGTGGTGagaacctctgtgtgtgtgtgtgtgtgtgtgtgtgttgcgggTGTGTACATGTTCTTCTGTGATAATTAGGAATTGAAGAGTAGGTACATAATTGtaattgtgtgtgggtgtatgtgtatgtccAGTGGAGCGTATCCAAGCAGTGTTTACGATCCTGAGGTCCtttgggtgtgtgagctctcaTCACAGTGATGCCTCGTCTCGCTTTGCCATGGTTTTCTCTCTGGACTTCAACCACGCTGGACTGGTCTGTGCTGGTCAcctacaggtacacacacacacgcaaaaagTGTTACCAGTCATGGAAGTGTATTCCTTTATGCTGGTATGTGCAATATCATTCAGTCCTTACCGTCTTCTCATCCTTCTCCacctttctcctcttctctgtcttctttTCTTATTCACTCttcttctcatccctctccaCTTTTCTTCTCCCTCATTCTTCTTCTCATCCCTGTTCACTTCATCTCATCCTCTCCAATTTTCTTCTCCCTCATTCTTCTTCTCATCCCTGTTCACTTCATCTCATCCTATCTCCTCATCCATCTTCTCATTCCTCTGTCCTCCCATCATCCCTCTCAGTTTCCCTCTTTCCTTACATTATCCCTCTCAGTTTCCCTGTTTCCTTACATTATCCCCCTCAGTTTCCCTCTTTCCTTACATTATCCCCCTCAGTTTCCCTCTTTCCTTACATTATCCCTCTCAGTTTCCCTCTTTCCTTACATTATCCCTCTCAGTTTCCCTCTTTCCTTACATTATCCCTATCATCACACAAAATCCTTCTTTCCTCTTTTCCAGACTATGATGTTAGAGAAGTGGAGGGTATGTCagaagatggaaggagagagcaatttcCTGATCTTTTCCCAGATGTTGGCTGGACTCAGTACAGAGATGAAGTACACACAAACTCAAAAAAGCACACACCGAATGGTTGATGGACAGAATGTTTGATGGACAGAATCCTTCAGTTGTTTTGACTTTGAACAAGACAATTGAGGCAGCACTTTCTCAGCTCCTAATTTTAAAggatatacactgaacaaaattataaaggcaacacttttgtttttgccctcatttatcatgagcttaactcaaagatctaagactttctctatttACATacaaggcctatttctctcaaatattgttcacaaatctgtcttcttctttgctgagataatccatccacctcacaggtgtgccATATCAAGATATGGCAcacatgattattgcacagatgtgacttaggctggccacaataaaagggcactctaaaatgtgcagtttcactgtattgggagGGTCCGGGAACCAGTCAgaatctggtgtgaccaccatttgcctcacgcagtgcaacacatctccctcacatagagttgatcaggttgttgattgtggcctgtggaatgttggtccactcctcttcaatggctgtgtgaagttgctggatattggcaggacctggaacacgctgttgtatacgccgatccagagaatcccaaacatgctcaataggtgacatgtccggtgagtatgctggccatgcaagaactgggatgttttcagcttccaggaattgtgtacagatccttgcaacatggggctgtgcattatcatgctgcaacatgaggtgatgatcgtggatgaatggcacaacaatgggcctcaagatctcgtcacggtatctctgtacattcaaaatgccatcaataaaatgcacctgtgttcgttgtccataacacacgcctgcccataccataaccccaccgccaccacgggccactcgatccacaacgttgacatcagcaaaccgctcacccacacaacgccctactgtctgccatctgccctgtacagtgaaaaccgggattcaccgttgaagagaacacctctccaaagggccagacgccatcgaatgtgagcatttgcccacacAAGTTGGTTACgatgacgaactgcagtcaggtcgagaccccgatgaggatgacgagcatgcagatgagcttccctgagacggtttctgacagtttgagcagaaattctttggttatacaaaccgattgttgcagcagctttccaggtggctggtctcagacgatcttggaggtgaagatgctggatgaggaggtcctgggctggtgtggttacacgtggtctgcggttgtgaggccaggtggatgtactgccaaattctctgaaacgcctttggagacgacTTTTGGTagagaaataaacattcaattcacgAACAACAGCTCtagtggacattcctgcagtcagcataaCAATTGCATGCTCTCTCAAAACCtacaacatctgtggcattgtgttgtgtgatggaactgcacattttagaatggccttttattgtggccagcctaaggcacacctgtgcaataatcatactgtctaatcagcatcttgatatgtcacatctgtgaggtgaatggattatcttagatctttgagttcagctcatgatgaatgGGGCAAAagcaaaagtgttgtgtttataattttgttcagtgtagttaaaGAAGTACATTTTTAGTTGGACTTTTTATCCAGTTGATGACTGATGAAAGTAGTGTAGTCTCAATGACATGACCTTCTGTCTTCTCTTGGTAGGACGGAGCTGCAGATGAATCAATTACCAGAGGCCAACTCCTTTGGAATAGTTGCACCCACCAAGGTAACCAGGATGTGTTGCAAACTTTCAGTTCAGTTTTTTGTCATAATACTTTACCTCAGATAATAAAGAACGCCTtgcctttttctctctgtccttctatGTATCAGGTGGAAGAAAAACAGCGTGCATCTGTGGCCTTCACCAAGCTGCTGGTTGCCATGGAAACGCTGGGCATCTCAGCCAATGAGCAGCGAGCAATATGGCATGTTCTGGCAGGAATATTCCACCTGGGAGCAGCGGGATCATGTAAAGGTATGGCCtatacctctctgtctctttctccataTCATAGCCCACATGATATTTCATAGCGCCAAACAATTACAAGAACCTGTGAATGACAATGGCAAGATGTTCTATTTTTGTAGTCCACTTTCTTCTTTTTTGCTTCTGCCCCATCTCCTTTTGCTCCCCCTCttcctttccctccatctctccccttcCCCACCTTCTCACCACAGTGGGGCGTAGGGCATTTGTGAGTTTCGACAGAGCCCAGGTGGCCAGCAGTGTGTTGGGTTGTGACGGGGAAGAGCTCCAAACAGCCGTGTTCAAGCATCACCTCAGACAACTGCTGCAGAAGGCCACCGGGGGTGCCAGAGAGAGACATGCTGCCACTGATGTAGAAGAGGGTATGaacaacgggggggggggggggggggggttctttgAGGAGggtatgtgttttattgttggGCACAGGGAAGTGTTAAGCTATTTGCACCAGTCCACGTTCATAATTTTGCAGGCTTTACTTCAGCATTTGTTCCGTTAATGCCTACATTTTCTATGCACACGGGTAAATATAGTGAACTAATCACCAGTCACAAAAGCTCTTAAAAACACTGAATGTGTGTTTGCGAGCGATGGACATCCATGACAGGTCTTCTGTTCTATTTTTATACTGGAGCAGAGAGCAGAGCTGTGTATGTTGTAGAATGTCATCGCCAGGTCAACTGTAACTAAAAGCAAAGGAAAACCTGCCAACAACCTGCTAACTTGACTGTAGATCTGGGCACCTGATTGGCACAGGAAGATAGGCAAATGGTCTGTTACTCATGAGATGAACATCAGAGGTAGGATTCACATAGGCTTCATGGAGGCCTAGACTATGTAAGAAATCTATGGTGCTCATTAGATTTGGTTTTTACCATTGGGATATTATCTAAAGACTAAACAAGTCTTCAGTATGTGTCGTGTTGAGAAAAGTTGTAAAGTTCAGTCACAGATATTTTTGAATAGCTCATGCACATAAGTTTTTGACATAAGTGTCAAATTAGCAGTCCGTATTTTACTTTGATGTGCCTCCTTTAGTGTCTTATCATGTTATGGCCACAGAACCTTCTAGTAGTTCCAGAAAATCAGGAAAGAtatatgtgttgtgttatttttcaGATCCAAATAACAGCTTGACCTAGAACCTAAGCTTTATATTGCTTACttcatttatcattttaaatgtgtcatgTTTTATGTGTGGCATAAAAACAACTCATCATTCTGTATTCATCTGCCCACTCCACTGAGGCTGTAGCCATCCAGGTTTGCATTGCTTATTGACTGTGTGGTGGATTGGCACGGAAAAGGTGTTATTTACACAGTTTTTTGTCATTATAAATCCAGCATGAAAACATTGCACCAGTTTTCCCCAGCTTCTTATTATCTGCAGGTGCGTCTGATTGTAGTGTAatgagacaggcagggagagtgAACTCAACCCTGGTGGTCAGGGAACTCTAAACCTTCTGGCTGTAGTCCTGAGTGTGAcagatatgcacacacacacacacacacactctcttcctCACCATGTGTGTGTACCCCCAATCTCTttatctctttgtctctctctttctctgtcactctgtctgtgtctctctgtctctgtctctctccaggaCCTCGGCTGACTGCCACACAGTGTGTAGATGGCATGGCTTCTGGACTGTATGAGGAACTCTTCACGGCTGTAGTTTCACTTATAAACAGGTGCACACACTTTCTGATCTAACCTTTAATTTGTATCTGCTCAAGGCTAGATGAGCAGACCCTGTGTATGTAGAGCCCCCTCAGGCAGTCCAATGTATAGACCTGAGTATGTAATAGAGGTGAGGTTTTAGGCCTGAAGCCTGGGTGTTTCCTGCTGTTCCTCCCCAGGgccctgagctcccagcagCTGACGCTCGCCTCAGTGATGGTGGTGGACACTCCAGGCTTCCGCAACCCCAGGcacagtggagaggagagggctgCAACCTGGTCTGAACTCTGTCACAACTACTTACAGGAGAGACTACTGGACcacttctacacacacaccttcacacacactctggaCAGATACACACAGGTACAGAAACAAACTCACACAGTTGTGTAATTCCGTGCTGGATCGCCATTTTGCCTTGGTGATGGGGTGTGTCCTGAACTGTTGTTCCAGGAGAGGGTTCCAGTGGACTTTGAACCCCCGGAAAGTAGCCCTGCTGAGGTGGTGTCCGCCATAGACAAGCCTGCTCTACAGGTAACACAGCCCTCGGATGTATGCACAAACGTTTCCACAATCAATAACCAACAGTCTAAGCTATATTTACGTTTCCGGAATGTCACCCTGCAATCTGGGCACTGATTGGCCTCAATGGAggaatattgtgtgtgtgtgtgtgtgtgataggtgAGAGGGGCGGAGGGAGACCCTAGAGGACTGCTGTGGGTTCTGGATGAAGAGATGGTGACTCCGGGTTCAACAGAACACGTTGTCCTGGAGAGAGTCTGCCAGTATTACGGTTCAACTGGTGAGAccggatgggggagagaggagtgaagaggaggatggaggggagggagggagggagggagggagagagatggagggagggagaggggaaactAGAGACGGTGGTAATTTGTATTCAATGTTGTTTCTCGTCAGTGCGTCAGTGTGAGCAGCCCCTGCAGTGTGAGGTGAGCCACCTGATGGGTTCTGATCCAGTCAGGTATGACTTGACTGGTTGGTTCAGCCTGGTCCAGAACAACCCCTCTGCTCTCAACGCCATATCACTGCTGCAGAACTCCTCTGTGTACGTGTGGCTGTTGTTTAAAATATTCCCATTTGTGTTTATtgaaatgaattaaatgttGGCTTTCAACCTTCTCTTAtttacctctctctttctctctcactctgtttttctctctctccttccctccctttcCAGAGGGGCAGTGAAGGCACTGTTTGGCCCCCGTGCGTCTGTGCCCCCTCTTTGTCGGGGTTtaggaggagtagagggaggcagccagcgctcccTGCAGAGGAGTGGCATCGTCAGAAAGACCTTCAGCGGGGGAATGGCCGCCATACGCCGACACTCCCACTGTATATCAGTCAAACTGCAGGCCGTAAGTATCCTAATATACAATCCCACTGTGTATCAGTCAAACTACTAGATGTAAGTATCCtactatatacactcacactcTCTATCAGCCAAACTTCAGACCGTAAGTATTCTAATATACACACCCACTGTGTATTAGTCAAACTACAAGACGTAAGTATCCTAATATACACTCCCACTGTGTATCAGTCAAACTACAGGCCGTAAGTATCCTAGCATACATGCCCACTGTCTCTCAGTCAAACTACAAGCCGTAAGTATCCTAATATACACTCCTACTGTGTATCAGTCAAACTACAGGCCATAAGAATCCTAATATACACTCCCACGGTGTATCAGATAAACTACAGACCGTAAGTATCCTAGCATACATGCCCACTGTCTCTCAGTCAAACTACAAGACGTAAGTATCCTAATATACACTCCCACTGTGTATCAGTCAAACTACAGGCCGTAAGTATCCTAGCATACATGCCCACTGTCTCTCAGTCAAACTACAAGCCGTAAGTATCCTAATATACACTCCTACTGTGTATCAGTCAAACTACAGGCCATAAGAATCCTAATATCCACTCCCACGGTTTATCAGATAAACTACAGACTGGAAGTATCCTAATATACACTCCCACTGTGTATCAGTCAAACTACAAGCAGTAACTAACCTAATATACACTCCCACTGTCTGTCAATCAAACTACAGGCCATAAGTTTCCTAATATACACACCCCTCACCTCTCCACCCAGGACGCTCTGATGAATGTGATTCGTCGAGCCAAGCCGGTCTTCCTGCAGTGTGTGGGTGCTAAGACGGAGAGCAGTGGCGGCGGCTTTGACATTCCTGCCCTCAGGGTCCAGCTGCACTCTACACACATCCTCCCAGCCCTGCAGCTCTACCGCACAGGTTAGCCTCACTCAGCCATTATCCCCCACATACATGTGCAGGTTAGCCTCACCCAGCCATTATCCCCCACATACATGTGCAGGTTTGCAGAGCGCTAGTCATTATCCCCCACATACATGTGCAGATTTGCAGAGCGCTAGCCATTCTGCGCACATTGTCACGTTGATGGAGCACAGTTGGTGCTGACAAACAGCTGTTCCTGATGGATGCCAATCTAACCCACCATACTGCGTGTCctgccacctctctctctcctttgtctctctctgtctctctttctttgtctgtctctgtctctcaggttTTCCAGAACACATGCCTTTAAGTGACTTCAGGTGTCGTTTCCAGGCTCTCTCTCCTCTGGTCATGAAGCGCTACGGTTCAGTCTTCAGCACCCCAGATGAGAGGAAGGCAGTGGAGGAGCTGCTGGTAGAACTGGATCTGGACAAGAAAAGTATCTTTCTGGGAGCCAGCAGGGTGAGAGACATCAAGTGAAGGATTCATTTCTGACAATGGTCCCTCTGGGATTCCACAAGAATGAGTTACAGTACCTCACATTTcgactctccctgtctccccttgcctctctctgtttctcccaccTCCCTTTTTGAATTGCTCTCTCGGTTATGTCTCTTCATTCTCCTACGTCCCTAGATGTTTACAAAGCGAGGTGTGCTGAAGTACCTggagcaggagagagacaaGCTGGTCAGTGGTTGGCTGGTTCAGCTACAGGCATCCTGTATGGGACACCTGGCTAGACAGCAATACCGCAAAATGAAGGTGAGTCTGACCCATGACCTCTCACCCTGTCCCTTGACCCAGGACAATATGTAACAACTGTCAGTGAGTTGTAGTGTGTTAGGTTATGTAGATCAGGTGTAATACTGAGGTGCGTCTCCATGTCCCCCGTACAGGTGCAGCAGATGGCTGTACGGTGTATCCAGAATAACATCCGTGCTCTCAGGGGTGTGGCCAAGTGGAGCTGGTGGAAACTGTTGTGTAGATTACGCCCTCTACTGGATGTTAACATGGATGACCAGAGACTCAGAGCCAAGGAGGTAGGAATCAGTTTGGACGCTACTGAGCTATTCGGAGGTCACGGATTGATTCAGTGACGATTCAGTGATTCCGGGACGACTCAGTGATTCAGGGACCACTCAGTGATTCACAGACTCCTCAGTGATTCGGGGACGACTTAGTGATTCAGAGACTACTGGGTGATTCTGAGGCCATGGAGCGATTCACAGGCCATTCTGAGCTCAATGAGTTGACCCAGGTTTGATTTCCAAAAATAGCATTGTTGCCACCAAAAAAATACCTCAACATTCATAATGGAgacaaaatatgacaaaagtTCCAAAGATAACAATGATCCACGGTGAGGATTTTTCCACTGTCCAAGAAGCACACAGAAGAGCACACAGGCTATGTGATGTTATCATGTAACTACAAGCTCCACTCAACATTTCATTCAAAATAGCTTCAAAATCTTTTGAAGCTATTTCACTAagctataaaaatgtatttgagtaATGCCAGAATTGCTTCACATTGCAAATTAAAGTTTCACCATCAAAGACTTTGACGTCTCTAAGTTTAGTGTAAATTACACTTGTGGTGATATTAATATCCATGAGAATTATTAGTATATTTGTAATTTCTATTTTGCCAATTGCAGTGCCCTTTCCAGGAACTTTGTGCTAATCCACAAGCAGAAATCCAATCCTGTGCTTGCAATTTTGGATTCTATCCATGCTGGCTTTAGTGGGCTGAGATACAAATCCAAAGTAGGCAGGACATATAGGCTGTTGTCACTGTACAAATATACAATATAGCTAAATAGATCACTGAAACACTTTAgccatttcatttgtaagtaaATTGTTTTGCGAAAGGGTCtaatttctttaaatgtgtgaCATCTTTACATCCACCTGTTTTTAACGACACATGAGCGTTCAATGAAAATACTTCCTAATGTACTTGATGATTTAGACACCACTCAGTGATTCCACACTAAGCAAGCATGTCCCAAGACAGTGATCAACTCCAAACAGAAACACCTTAATCTTGATTCCAAAGACTTTTGAATCAATTTAAAAGTCAAAAGAGTTGGTTTATGATTTTGGAAAATACTCAATTTTTCCAGGATGAGATCATAGCTCTGAGACGACGGCTGGAGAAatctgagagggagaggaacgAGCTGAGACAGAGCACTGACATTCTGGAGACCAAGGTGGGTGAGAAGTATAGTTTTAGAAATGCAATTTTTAAAGTTTATGAGGATACTAAAAAAAATGATATAGTCAGTAACCACAGTACTGGTTGAGAATaaatgttggtgtgtgtccTCTAGGTGACGGCAATATCCTCTGAACTAAGCGATGAGCGTTTCCGTGGTGAAGCTGTCAGTCAGGCTTTGGatatagagagaggagagagactacGACTCACCAGAGAGAACAAGGAACTACAGGTAGAATCACAACAGCTCTCTATAACAGAAACAGTTCTGTAAGAGTTCTCTAACAGCACTATAAGAGTTATATACCAGCTTTATAAGAGTTCTATAACAGCTCTATTACAGTTCTCTAACAGCTTTATAACAGCTCTATAACAGTTCTATAACAACCCTAATACAGCTCTATAACAACCCTATAACAGCTCTATAACAGTTCTAACCCAGCTCTACAGCAATTGTCTAGTAAACTAGAACTTTAAGTATTGTGTGCCTAGCTACAGTATATCCTGTCAGATtttgtccctctttctctctatgtCTATCTCTTCCTCTTCACCCCTCTGTCAGGCTCGTCTGGACCAGTGTAAGGTCACCACAGAGATGCTGGAGAAACAGTTGGAGGAGGAGAAGCAGAAGGTCCAACGTGGAGTGTCCCATGTAGGGACAGGGACAGGTAAAAGCTGGGGGAGTACTATAGGTAATTGCCTTTTATTCTGATTAAACCTTAGGGGCGAAGCTCTCACACAGGCACAATGGGTTGACTGGACCAGCGGTTACTGCTGATCACTGTTGCCATGAGGCATCTGTCTGAATGAAGAATGAATGCCAGAACCACCACGTTTTGACTTTTATTCACACCAGAAAGGCAAACCCAGTCACACTGGGAACAGATCAAATATTTTCAGGGAAAACAAAGAGCTTCACACCTCTCTGTTTGAAAGTTGGGAGCCAAGTGTCCTGTTTACGCATGCGTACCACTGTTTTCTGGTCAATGTATAGCACAACTggtgtaaatgttttgtgtccACGAGAGATTAGTCAGCTAAGGGCTTTGGATTGACCTttcaaggaggaggagggaacaGCCGTGGGGATCTGAATGGAGGTTGTGTGGCTTAGAGTCATTGTGATtcttattcacacacacacacacacacactgacaccctgTATCGGTCCCACCATACAGAGAGTGAGATGGCGCTTCAGTTAGAGTGCTGCCAGACAGAGGTGGAATTTGTCAGGAGACGAGTCAAACAGACTGAAGAGAGACtggaggcagaaagacagacacgcCTAGAACTGGATGCCAAGGTAttgcccacacacacaatatacatAGGAatacacaagaacacacacacaggtttgttTTCTATCCTTGTAAGATAAAAAGAGGggactgtactgtactgtactgtactggacTGTTCAAATACTTCAATAATTACATGGGTGTTTGTTTTGAGTGGGGCTAGAGCAGAGCAGCGTGtgcatattttgaataaaatacaaaacaagttGAAAGTATGGAGCGGTATTTGGAGTGATCTGCCCAGCATTTTTAAGCTCAAAATGATGTAGGCAGGTTCTTGTTTTGTCAAACGGGGCTCCGACTCTCCCTGACTCAGCCCCACGCATCCCTTTGGTAGGTGGCGTCTCTACAAGCCCAGCTGGAGCAGTCTAAGAAGAGCACTACAGAGTTGAAGCGTCAGGTTCGTCGGGTCACATCTGACCTCCAGGATGCCCGTGTCCTCACCGACAGCCTTCAGGGTCGCGCTCACGAGCTGGACCGCAAAcagaggaggtgtgtgtgggttggtgtgtctgtaataTTATACATGAAGTCCTTGGCATGGgattcattgtgtgtgtttccaggtTTGACAGTGAGCTGACCCAAGCTTTAGAAGAGGCTGACAGAGAGCGAGAACTGAAGGACAAAGCTATCCACGAGAGCACTGTACTGAGATCAGAAATATACAGCCTAAAACGTACTCTGCAGGTACACTCTGCTCACGCTCTCACTTGAACAaccaaaatgtggagaaatatACAACTTTAACTtattgcgtgcgtgtgtgtgtgtgtttgtgtgcgtgcatgcgtacAGGGGAACCAGGCAGAGTTGGTCCATGTGCAGCAACAAAAGGAGGAGCTGTGTGCCCAAATCCGTGACCTCAGTGTGCCCTTTGACCTGGCCTCTGACTCGCTGCCTGACTTGAAGAAGCAACTCCGCCTCCTGGAAACCCAGACcaatgagagaggagaggagatcaCCAAGCTCACCACCCAGATTCAACAGGCGCAGCAGGTATGCGGATCATGTTCTCCCACTCACACATTACTGTTGACAACAGCCTGTAGGTTGAAAGCTGAAACTTAGTACACAATAATGCACAGTCAGTCAACACGTGACACAGACactacaaacacagagacacaacccACAGAGAGAGGCGCAACCCACATAGAGAGACACAACCCACATTGAGAGACACAA is drawn from Esox lucius isolate fEsoLuc1 chromosome 14, fEsoLuc1.pri, whole genome shotgun sequence and contains these coding sequences:
- the LOC105015222 gene encoding unconventional myosin-XVIIIb isoform X1, which encodes MALSSRLKLWEQKIKDTKEEPTSPPPPLSALPGGFLKQLVRETEKETKLKEPEVKEEKAPSKLSDNLVQQFLLPDQTPPILEAEMALRNELLVNGERGRHSNQSDMKTSSPRRILSPDLKSPPQGETPGPQKQDLTSGKLKQKQEVTSELLKRGQIARSGKEKVPNDAKKPRMDEKKDNQKEGKNEGVIEPRQEPEGKPADTAIAEHETKEVRDVWYEVGTVWYVHKEGYCLATQLKPDEGTPDLPAGLVRLRMETDGTLHDVMEHDIQKINPSELDLCEDLSDLQSVNECSVLYTLTSRAKASLPLTHAGPNLLNFWPPLNQQGKTPLSRRGDSVWDAPPALAALVRRVYISMVGTRRDQSVCAVGRSGTGKTTSCQAFTHTLLKQAGTAGDSVSVERIQAVFTILRSFGCVSSHHSDASSRFAMVFSLDFNHAGLVCAGHLQTMMLEKWRVCQKMEGESNFLIFSQMLAGLSTEMKTELQMNQLPEANSFGIVAPTKVEEKQRASVAFTKLLVAMETLGISANEQRAIWHVLAGIFHLGAAGSCKVGRRAFVSFDRAQVASSVLGCDGEELQTAVFKHHLRQLLQKATGGARERHAATDVEEGPRLTATQCVDGMASGLYEELFTAVVSLINRALSSQQLTLASVMVVDTPGFRNPRHSGEERAATWSELCHNYLQERLLDHFYTHTFTHTLDRYTQERVPVDFEPPESSPAEVVSAIDKPALQVRGAEGDPRGLLWVLDEEMVTPGSTEHVVLERVCQYYGSTVRQCEQPLQCEVSHLMGSDPVRYDLTGWFSLVQNNPSALNAISLLQNSSVGAVKALFGPRASVPPLCRGLGGVEGGSQRSLQRSGIVRKTFSGGMAAIRRHSHCISVKLQADALMNVIRRAKPVFLQCVGAKTESSGGGFDIPALRVQLHSTHILPALQLYRTGFPEHMPLSDFRCRFQALSPLVMKRYGSVFSTPDERKAVEELLVELDLDKKSIFLGASRMFTKRGVLKYLEQERDKLVSGWLVQLQASCMGHLARQQYRKMKVQQMAVRCIQNNIRALRGVAKWSWWKLLCRLRPLLDVNMDDQRLRAKEDEIIALRRRLEKSERERNELRQSTDILETKVTAISSELSDERFRGEAVSQALDIERGERLRLTRENKELQARLDQCKVTTEMLEKQLEEEKQKVQRGVSHVGTGTGKSWGSTIESEMALQLECCQTEVEFVRRRVKQTEERLEAERQTRLELDAKVASLQAQLEQSKKSTTELKRQVRRVTSDLQDARVLTDSLQGRAHELDRKQRRFDSELTQALEEADRERELKDKAIHESTVLRSEIYSLKRTLQGNQAELVHVQQQKEELCAQIRDLSVPFDLASDSLPDLKKQLRLLETQTNERGEEITKLTTQIQQAQQVHLRFEMEMERMKQIHLKELEDKEEELEDVHKSSQRRLRQLEMQLEQEYEEKQMVVHEKNDLEGLIATLCDQVGHRDFDVEKRLRRDLKRTHALLVDAQLLLSTIDHPGHSQAPGSNEHIEHLHCQLEESEARRAEVESVQKTLSMELENTQIELENICKLKSLLDEQVGQLQHEKSDLLKRLEEDQEDLNELMKKHKALIAQSSSDISQIRELQTELEEVKKERHRLQEELTASVARVQFLESSTVGRSIVSMQEARVCDLENKLEFQRGQVKRFEVLVLRLRDSVVRLGEELEQCAQTEARERENSQYYQQRLQDMRLEVEDLVQREQDSSRRCMELEMQVTELTAVRQTLQADLETSIRRIVDLQAALEEVESSEESDDESVATAVESFSKKRDLDSVSSVGSQSLGTEDVGEGIRHWLGVPRGGPRGGSPYGSSTISHQSGRQSVTDTMSTYSFRSCVDPDEEGSGPAGVVGNGGGSGPGRASSSALSELLEGLRKRRGGAETGEGSGSTISLPIYQTTGASTLRRRASALSLGPEDLQEPRSILKPPSPLLPRAASLRNMGQPQAPPAASGDSGAKRYSSTDSLSSLPSLPLLSSLTSPTVPRRRPPTICIPEEDDEEAIRTQRSPQLMRRRLLESVVSEGGGEGYLGSEPMVFQNRRLQGDNNRGDAASDILPAIRRAQSTSSLASSIRGGRRALSVHFGELPPSRSRMGSDSSSNSSGSGGSSQRGRAQPRRVGEPQGERLEAEGSEGGDVASVMKKYLKKSEDLQKSEVD